Genomic DNA from Mauremys mutica isolate MM-2020 ecotype Southern chromosome 13, ASM2049712v1, whole genome shotgun sequence:
aaggaatgcctttcatacagcttatagagtgtttactttatgtactaggtatgatgttttgtgctttgtgttcacaattgtacaacagccccattatattattcctatgggattgttattgtttgtaatgttgttagttaatttaggattatattattgttgttgttgttgtaaataacgtaagaatagcaatacctttcatgttcatgctaatcatgcattgtcattacgtcccatgacggttgacatgtttgctgtagaatctgaagtccatggtttcatgcgaattgagagttgaaattgtttgttgtactagaagtacaaaaggggggagtgtggaagccagtaaataattaacaaggttttgaagagatcttaattaatgttagttagcatgagttaggttaactgtgaccctggtgacatgaggaagcaagataatgtaagacagagtgaattgtgtgaaagttattacgaccttgcaatatgcagtcttgcagtcttgtttttctagtgagatagtagaaaagcttatgtataaacaaaatgtatttgttgctttttactgtctgtattattgctagaaattgtctgaaacaacggtataaaggcttgatgtaattgtttaccagttgagggacctgtccaggaccctgtgtcctatggcactctctccctccatggtaattactggagaaataataaagaatttgattttgctgcacccaaacaaaaagcgagaactgagtttttcttcgacacatggtttaataaatattaattaataataataccagcAACGAGCTTTGGAGATCTAGACACATTTGGATACTTGTGTGGACGACAGACGAATGGCTCCATACAAAGCTACACATTGAAATGAATGGCTATATCCCAATTGTTATGATTAAAAGGTTAGCTCCACCTCTTCTCCCCGCTCTGGTGTCTTGTTACAAACCCTCTGGTCTATGCTTTGTGCCTATCCCTGTCTTACGGTGGAATCATGTGATTCCCCATCTCTCAAACTGGATCCCAACCGTGATTTCTCCAACTGTGTTTGGTGCCTGCAGTTCTTCCCACAGGAGCTGTGACCAGCAGTAAGTTGAGTGACTAAACGTCTTCACCAGGCAAAGTATCATTTATTTACCACAATAGGAACAAAGCACAATGTAAGAGAAAATATGAGCACTTCCAGATGGATCACTGCAGTAGTTTGGTGGACTCAAATTTTGGTCTTATTATTCAGACTTAGTTTGTCTTTAGGAAACATTTTAATACCTTTCTCTTCCAGATACCATTCCACCATAGGAAGAACaatacagtatttatttattttaataaacttAAATAAATAGCAATAATACATACAGTCATATAAGGCTCTAGGTGCCCTAACACACGATACACGACACAATAACATCCCATCAGCATTAAAATCATCACTTGAACAGACACCTGCAGAAACTTTTTTTCAATTCTTCATCAATGGGGAAAGCAAAACATCAAGTCTCTCAGAAAACCCCATCAAGGTGATTCTGACATTGACAGCTTGAATAGATGACAAAATAAATGGATACCACCATTTAGTCAGACATACTCCATCCTCCAAAGCTCCTTTCTCCCCCCAAAAAGCCGCCAGGAACAAAGAATGAATCAACAAtatcaaacaaaatgaaaaagaaacaagCAAACACACAAACCAAACCTCTCATACCCCATCTTATAGGTGACAGTAGCCCTATAAATCCGTATGACAGATAGATAGGTGCATATGTAGATAGATTCTGATCTTATGCACACTGGGGAAATCTTCTACTAACTCATTTGACTTCAGTTAAGCTAGCCCAGATTTCATGATTTCATCAACAGATTGCACCCTATGTTCACAAAGAGACAATTTTGTCATCAGTTGATTATATCTACAAAGAAACTCAGAATGAAATCACAGTCAAGTTGCACTGATGGACATTTTAACTCTTGGTGAATAACCTCCACACAATCAGTTTCTTCAATgcagctttgatctccttgttcctcatgctgtagatgatgggATTCATCACTGGAGGCACCAGGGAATAGAGAACACCCACCAAAAGGTCCAGACCTGatgctgagctggaggtgggtttcaggtaggcaaagatgctagtgaaaagcaacaaagagaccacagtgaggtgaggcaggcaggtggagaaggctttatgccggccctgctcacaggggattctcagcacagttttgaaaatctgaacaTAAGACCCAATTATAAACACAAAGCAGTTTAAACCTAAAAATGCACTAAAGGCAATAGCCCCAATTTCACTGAGGTATGAGTCAGAGCAGGTGATCTTGAGTAgttgggggatttcacagaagaactggttgATGACATTGGACTGGCAAAAGGGTAACCTGAAGGTTTTGCCAGTGTGGAGGGCAGAGTTTACAATACTAgtaatccaggcactggctgccatttggacacaagctctcctgttcatcactctctcatagtgcagtggttggcagatggcgacatatcggtcgtatgccatgatggtgagtaAGGAAAGATCAGTTGCAGcgaagaggagaaagagaaagacttGGGCAACACATCCAGGATAAGAAATCAccctggtgttcatgagggaattggccatggatttggggatggtaACGGAGATGGAGCCGAAGTCTAGGATGGACAGATTCACCAGGAAGAAGAACATGGGGGTTTGAAGATGGGGGTTGAGGGCTACGGCTGCAATGATGAATAGATTCCCCATCAGGGCTGCCAGGTAAATCAGCAGgaacaccacaaagtgcaaaatctgcagctcccgaacatcagagaatccgagGAGAAGGAACTCAGTCAGGGTGgttcggttggacattttctttctctgttCATGTGTGATGGCTGTGGAGGGAAGGACAAAGACAGTGGGGGAATTACAGTGACAGAGGGAGTGGCCCTGATTTCCAGCAGCAATATGATGTGAGTGTCAACAATGCACAGCACTCGTCACTGCTATTAACTAAGCATGTTGACTTATCACATGaatgtaaattggtgcagctccCTTAAAGTCAATGAAGCTGCATCAGTTTGCACCATCTGAAGATCCGACTCATGATGTAGTTTAATAAAATGCTCTGATGGATCCCCTATATCCTCGGATATCCTCTTTTCGTGGAAATACGAGATGGACTTGGCATTGTGTATGACAGCTCGCCTGTAACGATTTCACTGCAACACCACGTAGATGGCCGGCTGCCTGCAAACATATGGATTTATGACACCAAATCCTGACTGCATTTCCATCTCTGTGTACCGATGGGCTAGCAGCATCGCTCTGCTACTTCTCTGCTGTGTCATTTGCCTCTGTCACTTTCTGGGTGTGCGGGTCAGTGGCCATCAGGATACTTGAGAtttgttcttggctctgccagtgacctgctcTCTAaacttgggccagtcacttctcctccctgtgcctctgtttcccctccatccATTCTCTGCCTTGTCCTCTTGGACTGTAAGTTCTGTGGGGGATGAGCTGTGTCTTAT
This window encodes:
- the LOC123347236 gene encoding olfactory receptor 14C36-like, with amino-acid sequence MSNRTTLTEFLLLGFSDVRELQILHFVVFLLIYLAALMGNLFIIAAVALNPHLQTPMFFFLVNLSILDFGSISVTIPKSMANSLMNTRVISYPGCVAQVFLFLLFAATDLSLLTIMAYDRYVAICQPLHYERVMNRRACVQMAASAWITSIVNSALHTGKTFRLPFCQSNVINQFFCEIPQLLKITCSDSYLSEIGAIAFSAFLGLNCFVFIIGSYVQIFKTVLRIPCEQGRHKAFSTCLPHLTVVSLLLFTSIFAYLKPTSSSASGLDLLVGVLYSLVPPVMNPIIYSMRNKEIKAALKKLIVWRLFTKS